A single region of the Amphiprion ocellaris isolate individual 3 ecotype Okinawa chromosome 4, ASM2253959v1, whole genome shotgun sequence genome encodes:
- the ambn gene encoding ameloblastin isoform X1, which translates to MMIIVILSCFTIMVSAVPVTSNVLPPLQTQGGATQTQGVQPVEVTNQQPEAQRPAVLPPSVHQPRSGVSQQPNPQISPELTPSLQQYVWPPQGGSPLLIPMQPGIQGSQFANQLTLPQQPLIFPPYGYIPLFAPPYRNQLMSPYGYPMVLEAPLPQSPAYQQQLPNSPVLPAENAAGPAAPSGNAPQPVQQQQQQQTPQIVYMLQQPMSSQLALGGLSSEELEMAAKMSQLGVYMPTVLTNQPAGAVQPEMQAAAGLTNPEQQGIAPTVGISAAGVQQGQACSGSQLNANNVPAGLEGAAQEAATVQTPVQVKVEPTQGNLI; encoded by the exons ATGATGATCATAGTCATACTGTCATGTTTCACCATAATGGTGTCTGCGGTACCA gTCACTTCAAATGTCCTTCCTCCTCTGCAGACACAAGGAGGAGCCACTCAGACTCAAGGGGTTCAGCCTGTTGAGGTCACAAACCAGCAGCCTGAAGCTCAGAGACCAGCCGTGCTTCCTCCCAGCGTCCATCAACCACGCTCTGGAGTCAGCCAGCAGCCAAATCCACAGATCAGCCCTGAGCTCACTCCTTCACTGCAACAGTACGTGTGGCCTCCACAAGGGGGCAGCCCACTACTCATCCCCATGCAGCCCGGCATCCAGGGATCTCAGTTTGCCAATCAGCTGACTCTGCCACAGCAGCCACTG ATTTTTCCACCCTATGGATACATCCCTCTGTTCGCACCCCCCTATAGGAATCAGCTG ATGTCCCCATATGGATACCCGATGGTTCTTGAAGCACCTCTTCCACAAAGTCCAGCatatcagcagcagctcccaAACAGTCCAGTGTTACCTGCTGAAAATGCTGCAGGACCAGCGGCTCCTTCTGGAAATGCACCTCAGCCagtgcagcaacaacaacaaca ACAGACTCCCCAGATTGTATACATGCTGCAGCAGCCTATG AGCTCTCAACTCGCTCTTGGAGGTCTTAGCTCGGAGGAACTTGAG ATGGCAGCTAAGATGAGCCAGTTGGGTGTATATATGCCTACCGTCCTCACAAACCAGCCGGCAGGAGCTGTTCAGCCTGAGATGCAGGCCGCTGCTGGACTCACGAACCCAGAGCAACAAGGCATCGCACCAACCGTAGGGATCTCAGCAGCTGGAGTCCAACAAGGGCAGGCTTGCTCAGGATCACAGCTGAACGCTAACAATGTCCCTGCAGGTTTGGAAGGAGCAGCGCAGGAGGCGGCCACCGTCCAAACACCTGTACAAGTCAAAGTGGAGCCAACGCAGGGAAACCTCATCTGA
- the scpp5 gene encoding secretory calcium-binding phosphoprotein 5 has protein sequence MKAECGANRVEVCSALDSSVIGCLVNGHPIKVTITLWKVSAAIISTIAIIDSPFSVVFFCCRGSKMKLAVLCLCLASTACAVPLQYLPKFTSSRLPAPSPQIKNPFTAGFQQPGLPGAYSVEIIYPHTFGAAGGANPAQPFPSYGFIKYSIPQPPGRQSVEVFYPYDFTRQMIVPQIPPMTNIPPMPDAMPFEFPPQNIPQQPMNIPTFDANALPSQDPPQPLQQDQPTQTSQMPAKV, from the exons ATGAAGGCAGAATGTGGAGCAAACAGAGTGGAGGTGTGCTCTGCTCTAGACAGT AGTGTGATTGGCTGTCTGGTGAACGGGCATCCTATAAAAGTCACAATAACTCTGTGGAAGGTATCAGCTGCCATCATCTCCACCATCGCCATCATCGATTCTCCTTTTTCTGTGGTCTTTTTCTGTTGCAGAGG GTCCAAAATGAAACTAGCCGTCCTGTGCCTCTGCTTGGCGAGCACAGCCTGTGCTGTACCA CTGCAGTACTTGCCTAAATTCACTAGTTCCAGACTGCCGGCACCATCCCCACAG aTAAAAAATCCCTTCACAGCTGGTTTCCAACAGCCTGGACTTCCCGGTGCTTATAGCGTGGAAATA ATTTATCCCCACACATTTGGTGCCGCAGGTGGTGCAAACCCTGCACAG cctTTTCCCTCTTATGGCTTCATCAAGTACTCCATTCCTCAGCCCCCCGGCAGACAGAGTGTGGAAGTC TTCTACCCCTATGACTTCACTCGGCAAATG ATAGTGCCACAGATCCCTCCTATGACAAACATCCCTCCAATGCCGGAT GCTATGCCATTCGAATTTCCTCCTCAGAACATTCCCCAGCAGCCCATGaat atTCCAACATTTGACGCCAATGCTCTTCCCTCCCAGGATCCCCCTCAGCCGCTCCAGCAGGACCAGCCCACACAGACAAGCCAG ATGCCAGCAaaggtgtaa
- the scpp7 gene encoding secretory calcium-binding phosphoprotein 7: MKFVLLFVCILGLAICAPPQTYMEFDIHYAPAQAAQAIPAGAPVGSLDVLLPVDAHRQPVAGAVRGFIKQEILQPNGRDTKDVYIPFGFDPPAPAAAAPVVPVAPAAPAAPAAPVVPVVAVAAPAAKPTGDDDDEEDD; encoded by the exons ATGAAATTCGTGCTGCTTTTCGTCTGCATCCTTGGGTTGGCCATCTGCGCCCCT CCGCAGACGTACATGGAGTTTGACATCCATTACGCTCCAGCTCAG GCAGCCCAGGCTATACCTGCTGGAGCTCCAGTTGGAAGTTTGGATGTT ctgcTCCCTGTTGATGCCCACAGGCAGCCTGTTGCAGGAGCC GTCCGTGGTTTCATCAAGCAGGAGATCCTCCAGCCAAATGGCAGAGACACCAAAGACGTG TACATCCCATTCGGTTTTGACCCCCCAGCTCCCGCTGCAGCTGCCCCCGTTGTCCCCGTTGCccctgctgctcctgctgcaccTGCTGCACCTGTTGTACCTGTCGTTGCTGTTGCTGCCCCC GCTGCCAAACCCACGGGTGATGATGACGATGAGGAGGATGACTAA
- the ambn gene encoding ameloblastin isoform X2, whose amino-acid sequence MMIIVILSCFTIMVSAVPVTSNVLPPLQTQGGATQTQGVQPVEVTNQQPEAQRPAVLPPSVHQPRSGVSQQPNPQISPELTPSLQQYVWPPQGGSPLLIPMQPGIQGSQFANQLTLPQQPLIFPPYGYIPLFAPPYRNQLMSPYGYPMVLEAPLPQSPAYQQQLPNSPVLPAENAAGPAAPSGNAPQPVQQQQQQTPQIVYMLQQPMSSQLALGGLSSEELEMAAKMSQLGVYMPTVLTNQPAGAVQPEMQAAAGLTNPEQQGIAPTVGISAAGVQQGQACSGSQLNANNVPAGLEGAAQEAATVQTPVQVKVEPTQGNLI is encoded by the exons ATGATGATCATAGTCATACTGTCATGTTTCACCATAATGGTGTCTGCGGTACCA gTCACTTCAAATGTCCTTCCTCCTCTGCAGACACAAGGAGGAGCCACTCAGACTCAAGGGGTTCAGCCTGTTGAGGTCACAAACCAGCAGCCTGAAGCTCAGAGACCAGCCGTGCTTCCTCCCAGCGTCCATCAACCACGCTCTGGAGTCAGCCAGCAGCCAAATCCACAGATCAGCCCTGAGCTCACTCCTTCACTGCAACAGTACGTGTGGCCTCCACAAGGGGGCAGCCCACTACTCATCCCCATGCAGCCCGGCATCCAGGGATCTCAGTTTGCCAATCAGCTGACTCTGCCACAGCAGCCACTG ATTTTTCCACCCTATGGATACATCCCTCTGTTCGCACCCCCCTATAGGAATCAGCTG ATGTCCCCATATGGATACCCGATGGTTCTTGAAGCACCTCTTCCACAAAGTCCAGCatatcagcagcagctcccaAACAGTCCAGTGTTACCTGCTGAAAATGCTGCAGGACCAGCGGCTCCTTCTGGAAATGCACCTCAGCCagtgcagcaacaacaacaacag ACTCCCCAGATTGTATACATGCTGCAGCAGCCTATG AGCTCTCAACTCGCTCTTGGAGGTCTTAGCTCGGAGGAACTTGAG ATGGCAGCTAAGATGAGCCAGTTGGGTGTATATATGCCTACCGTCCTCACAAACCAGCCGGCAGGAGCTGTTCAGCCTGAGATGCAGGCCGCTGCTGGACTCACGAACCCAGAGCAACAAGGCATCGCACCAACCGTAGGGATCTCAGCAGCTGGAGTCCAACAAGGGCAGGCTTGCTCAGGATCACAGCTGAACGCTAACAATGTCCCTGCAGGTTTGGAAGGAGCAGCGCAGGAGGCGGCCACCGTCCAAACACCTGTACAAGTCAAAGTGGAGCCAACGCAGGGAAACCTCATCTGA